AAAAATTTCCTATTAATAAGCTTTAAACTGCATTGCCAATATTGCTCCAAGGAAGAAAACGGTTGGAATCCCTAGGGCATTAACTGCTGCGGTTCTTACGGTAAATACTGGATAACCTTCTGCTGGTCTGCCAGTATCAGGAATTAATGCTGAATCTTCCCATACTTGATAATTTTTAAAAGGAGCTACTCCCCTCTTTGGTAATCCTAATGGCGTTAATCTAAATACATCCCACCTACCTAACCAAAAGACTGTAAATATCCATGAGAATATTATTGGGGCAATAACAAGTAAAATCCTGAAATCCATTTCTAAAAAGTAATAATAAATTTGATTATTATTTTGTCTTTTTTAGTTAAATAAATGATTTGATCATTAACTTATATTTAAAGAAAAACCCCTAATAACATTGCCTCTAATCATTAGTAACATCATGAAATGATTAATTGATTTATTTAAAGTATATTTTTTTGGGTTGAGATATTTAGATATTTATTTGATGTAGATTTTAATTAATTAAAAAACAAATATGGAAACTTTTAGATTCTTACTTTTTGGTTTTGCAGGAGTTACTGTAGTTTTTTGGGTGGCAATAATAGCTTTATGGCATGCATACATGTTTCCAAGATTCTTTAATGAAGATAAAGGTTTAAATTCTGTTATCAATCAAGAAATAAAAGTTTCAACAAATCCAATTTTAGGCAGTTTGGTTAACAGCAACAATTTAAGAAATAGAGATAAATATTCAATGAAAAATTTGGTTATAGCAGACTTCTCATCTGCAAGTAATAATTTCAAATTAAATAAACTCTACACAACAGTAATGATTGGAGTTACTTTTGCAAGTTTTATTTTTCTCACTTATGGATTAAGCAGTTCAATAACAACGGTAAGTTAAATGGAATCTATATATGTAATTGTTTTTATTACTTGCTTTCTTTATTTAATTTTTGACTCATTCAAAAATATAAATATTAAATAGATTGCTAATGTTTTTTGCCAGCTAATAAAATTTTTCTTCTTATATAAAAGAATACTAATGTAGTTATTATCATTACAGGTGGATGAAATGATATTGAATTTAGGTATTCGTAGTAATCAAAGGATTCCAAAATTTGCGCCCATAATTTCTTAAAACTATATCCCAGCTTTCAAATTTTTATTGATTTAAATAAATCAAAATCTAGTATCAAATGCTAGTTAAATTTTTCTTAATTAATGTTTTGCGGTCAAACTACGGTCAAATATTGCTTTATTTAACAAGACAAAGCACGCAGAACCTAGTAAGAAATACGTTATAGCTTAAAAACCTAGTGATGCTAATAGGGCGACCAGTGCTTTGGGAGCACTAGGTCGCAGGTTCGAATCCTGTCGCCCCGACTCTAATAATCCAAGGTATAGACAGGTTTCCCAGCCTGTCTTTTTTATTGCATGTTCATTCTCACATAAGAAAAGGGATCTGTAGGGGGATCTAGAATGTTTAAACTTTCTCAAAAGGTGCTTAATTTATTGCAGAGGTCCAAGTGGTAAGTGTTTTTTTATTTTTTACCAGCTAACAAATATCCCCAATAACCAAACCAGAACGCTAACTCCCCCCAATTTGCTTTACCAAGATCAATATTATTTATATAGGTGAGATGCAGAAAAAGCCACAAAGGGAATATCCAAATAAAAATTATATAGACGATATATAACAACGTATAAACTGAAGTGCCATTATATTTTTCCGTCTTTTGCCATAAAAATTCTTGTAATTCAGCAATTTTTCTTGAAGGATAAAAAATATATTTCATTAATTCCACTTGAAGTAGACGAACCTCTCACATACTTTGTCAGGTATGAAGAAGCCTTCTGATGCACGAAGCAATGCTGTCATTGCTTTAGTTCGGCCAGCAAAACGACCATCTTTCTCAGGTTCATTAAAGTTAGATAAAGAATAATAATATCCAGTACCTAAATTAGGAAACATCATTTTAACTCGACCAGTTTTTTGTTTATCGGTTGGAGTTCCTCTAGTAATTTGATCCCCAACCATACTTACTACTTTTCCATAAGCAACGGATTCTGTATTACCTTCAGCATCTTTTTCTAAATTACGAATAACAAAATATTGACCTCCATAACCATTACTTAGTCCTGTAGAAAAATCTAACATTGGTTTATTTTTAAACTTTATTTTTCCAAAACCACTAGTTATTTCTTTTTGATTTTTAATTTCAATAGTTACATCAGGATAATATTCACTTACAAATTTGCAGGTATTTGCTGCATTAGCTGAAGGAATTAAACCCAATAACAATGGTGCAAGTAGTAAGCGTTTCATTTGAACTTATTATCGTAGGCTTCTCTTTCCTTTTTAGTTAATTGTCTTTGGCTGCATAAATATCCTTTTTCAGATTTATAAATATCGCTTGGAATTAATTCTGGATTTTTGAAATAATCATTTCCATGACCTTTTAAATTTAACTCACGAACTTTACCTCTATCATCCATATTCCAAATTTGATGATTAGCCTTTCCATCTTGGCATCTTGACTCAATATTTATTCTTCCATGATTAACGATATAAATAACACTCGCTTTAGCTGAAGGTATTAATGCAAATAAAAATAATAAAAGAATTTTTCTCATTTATTTTTTGAACAAATATCTTTAAATTCATTAAATCCAACAGTTCCAATAATTACATCACTCCATGGAGGAGTTGGTTTAGGTTCTATTGATATTTCATTAGCAAATCTAGTTCTTAAATTTTTACAATCAATAATTTCTATCTGCTTATACTCCCATCCTGGCCTGTTATTAACTCTTTCAATTTTCCTCTGACAAATGTCACCATAGCACCCTAAAAATTTTGTTTTAAACTTACCGTCGATTTTCCATTCAGCACCAACAGCTGTAGGTAAAGCGATAGCAGCTAGTAGTGGGATTAATAGAGTTTTCATTTTTCTGGACAAAACTTATAGTCAATTACTTTAAGAGAATGCTTTGATGAATTAGGTTTCCAGGGTGAAATAATCTTGACTCCACCGCCTTCACACTTATATTCATACTCTTCAGTATCGTATCGGTGCTTAATATTATTTACTATAAAAAGATCTCTAGGTTCTGATTTTGCTTTACCAACTTCGGTTGCAGTAACGAATACACACCATCCATCATTTTGAGTTCCCTTTACTTCGACATATCTTGTAGATCCTGGTCTTTCACATCTAATGTCATATCCAATTTTTCTTTTACTTGACACATCAAAAGTTGCATACCCCTGAGATTTATAGTGATCAAAAGCTTTGTTCATGGCATATACTTCAATAGCTTTTTTCAACTCTTGGTTTGTTATTCTCCCTTGACCTTCTGGGTCATCAAGATCTATTTCATTATTTACTGGTTGAGCAATTGCAAGATGCTCTGCTTCTATTAAAGAAGATTTTTTTAAAGGCCTCCAATCAATAAGTTCTTTGATATCTGAATTAGTTTCTTTAGGAATTTCAAGGGTTCTGAATTTTACTCCGAATGGTCTTAAATTATTTGCTGCAGTATCATAACTTTCAGCATTTAATGCCCCACAGTAAATAAATTTATTAGGTTTACTTTTTGGTCCATTTTTTATCCGAGCAAATAAAATAGTTGGGATTTCACCTTTGAGCATTAATTTCATATATTTATTATCTTTTGATCCGTAACTTTTGCTTTTCTTGGGATCCTGGCTCTCCCAGAAAAACTCTCTTCTATTTTTAAAAAAATCCTTATATTTTTGTGAATCTGGTTTATCAGATTTATCCAATGTTACAAATAACAATAGAGTGTCCAAACAAAGGATCACTCCTGATGATTTATAAATTCTTTTATTAGATATAAAATCTATATCTCTTTTACTATATTTTTCTCCAACAAAAAATAATTCTTTTGGGAAAATATTTTTATTACTTATTTCGTTTCCTTCCATAACGTCCAAAATAATTTGTTTTAATTTTAGATCTTATGTCAAATAATTTATCTAAAACCTCTTTTTATTAGGCACTAGGTCGTACAGGGGGGATCTAGAAGGGGATCTACAACGTTTAAACATGTATATAGATGTATAAACAATATAAATTAATGAGACTCTAACTCTCTCCAATATCTACATTTTATTAAGTCTATAGCTAGATTCTCAAGTAATTCTTAAAAATACAGCCCAGTGCTTTGGGAGCACTAGGTCGCAGGTTCGAATCCTGTCGCCCCGATCACTCATACCAAGGGATTAGAAATAATATAGCTAGTCTCATATTGCGAAAGGGGAGCTAGAGGGGTAGCTAGGATACAGTTGTTGCGATCGTGGATTACTTTTATAGTGCCTTAGAAGTAGCTATTGAAGATACTTGTTTTCTTCCACTATCTTCGTAAGTATGCGTATATAGGCTCTAATTTGCTTTAAATACTTCTATTACTGGCTTATTTAGGCTTATTTTCCTCTAAAACACTGTCACATAGGAGTTGACGATTATGGAAATTCCAGACGAAATGCTAAAAGAAATTAGAGAAAGTGGATACGATCAAGAGCTTGTATATACCCAAATAAGAAAGCTATTAGACAGCGATAAAGCAATTAAAGAAAACGGATACAATCTAGAACTTATGGACAACTACTTATTAGATAAAAGATTTATGAGAGAACTTGAAGATGAAGAATATGATGCTGCTTAAAAATAACTATTAAATATAGAAGTTTTCTTCCAACCCTCCTCTAGTAATTTCTTATATTCTTCTCTTGCAGCTTCAACAGTTTCTACTCTCGAACCTTTCATAATTGGTTTACTACTCCTCTTATATACACAACCATAACTAACCATTATTGCATCAATACTCGGAGATGGTTTCGATACATCCTCGAAAGGTTCAAATACTTTTATTCTGTTTCTTTCTTTGTTAATTAGGGTAAATTTTTCCATTACTTACCTTTGGATAAAAGATAATTCAAAAAGATGCCTCCAAAAACTAATAAAACACCGATAGCAATAAAACCTAGTAAATCTATTATTGATTTATCAGTATTTATTTTCAGAAAAGTTAAAGCAAAAGCTATTGTTGGGAATAATAATATCGCTTTTGGAATAAGCGCTTGATTCCATTTCTTTATATCAGTATCTTCTTCATTAAGAGCTTGATAAATCTTTTCTAACTTTTTTCTTTCTTCTTCCATTAAAAAAAATAATTTTTCTAATACTAAAAATTAAGCTCTACCTTGCGAGTTAATAGTCATTAAAAATAATCATTTTTTTCTTTTAAATAGGTTTTTATTTATTAAATTTAAAACCCGAACCACAAGAACTTTTTGTTGCTCCTTTAGGAGTACTAATCAAGAATCCTCCTCCAGATAAATCCTGATAATGATCAAGTGTAAGTTCATCTAGTAAAGCTTTTTGAGATTCTGGAGCGTAGACAGTTAAGCCATCAGTTCTTGCGATCGGAATTCCTGATTTTTCCCAAATATTAACTCTCAGAAACATCCATCCATCATCAAGAATATCAGGTTGCAAATATAAAAAAATTTCTCCAGGTGTACCACGATAAATTGATTGCCTTAGCAATTCATTTGAAGCAGTCTTAGTAATAGTTAAAGAACTCAATTTGCAACTCCACTTAGTACCTAGATTAATTATTTTTTAATTAAATATCAATAAATGCAACCCATGAAAAGGCTGCTCCAATACCAATTAAAATTCCCGAAACCAAATTTTTATTCTTTAAAATTTTTCCAATATGCTCTGATAAGTATAGGACTATTAAGAGCAAAGATCCTTTCGCCCCGACTGACTTTTCAGCGATTGCCTAATTTGACTTAGGAAAAACTAGGGTAAATGACCTCCTTTTTAGGAGGTTTTCTTATGGGGTTTTTCCTTATACTTAGTAGAATTTTATTAAATTTTTTTAGAATATAAGCCTACCTTAATATAAATAGATAGATTTGGTTGCTATCCTCATTGGTAATAGCTATTAAGTATTGAAGGAATTTTTAATCGATCTTTGGCAGAATCATCACGACCCTTATCATGCAGCTTATGGCATAAGTGGAGTAATAATTTTGTTGGTAATTTATAATCGCTTACTCAATAAATATCAGTAACAAGAAACCCTTCCAGAAATTCCAACTAATAGAAGGGTTATTAAATCGACTAGCAACTATATTGAATCAATTTATGTCTTGCAGGAAATGTAGATTTTGCTGACGAGGTTTAGCCTCAACTAATTTATAGCAATAATTTTTAAACTCCCGCTATTTTTTGTTCCGCTAGTCGTTTTTTTAGAATTGAATAATTTTGTGAAGCCCATTTTCGAGAAATATCTAATTCAGCATCTATCAACTTTTGAAGTGATTTGATTATTTTAAATACTTCTATGAAGCCTAGATAAATTATTACCAGCAACTTAGTTATGTTTACTGCAACAGCCACTAATTTTTCAATTCTTTGATCTTTCATTTGAACTTATTGAAGCCTACTAAAATTATCAGTTACAAGAAATTATGCAAATGTTTTTTTCAAATTAAAAATAACTTCTAAAAATACTGGTTTTCTTCTTCGCTACGACCACCATCATATTGATCAACTTTTAAAACCTTATGTAGCACTAGGTCAACTTAAAGGAAAATTTAGGAAAAAATCCATTAAGTATCAGAAAGTCTTATAAGGGTTTAGAAGAAAAAAGTGCTTATAAATGGAGTTATAGCAAGGGATCTCAGATATACCAAAATAGAGTCTCAAAAGTATCCGTAGGATTTCCTTGGAATATGTAGGATTTGTACTAAAAAGGCCACAGAAGTTGGACGGAATTATTTAAATAAATTTCTCAAAAAAGCATAATTAATAAAACTTAAATAAAATTTTTATTAAATTATGCAAGGAAATATAATAATTAGAACTTGATTTAGAGATTAATAAATGAAATTATGAAGAATTTTATAAAAACTATATCGAGGATATCTTTACTAGGTTGTTTATACTTGAGTTCATATCCAGTGAAAGCAAACACTTTTGTATATGAAGGGAAATGTGGTTTTTTACTACAAGGATCCTATCAAGAAAGATGTAAAGCAATTTTTTCAAAGGGGAAATTAATGCTTTTATCTAAAAATGCGCCAAGCACTAAAATTCTACCCCAGCAAATTCTAAAAGTATCAAATGCAAAAAAGAGCATTAGCACTATCATCGAAAAAGATTCATCTTCAGAATTATGGAGAAAATATTTTGAAGTAAATCCAAAAGACAAATTAAAAAAAGGGCCTAACTGGTTAAAGGATCCACTGCAAAGAGAACTAACTAATCATAGATATACTATTAGATTTGTCACTAGAAACTTTCAACCCAGAATAGTTTTATTTGTTCTTGATGATCAAAATAAAGCTGCAGCCATGGGTCAGGCAATTCAAAATTTTACAGGTATGAGGTTAGGGCAACAGAGAGAAATCAATAGTATTCTTGAACCACAAGTTTCTACAAAACACATAAGAGAATCCAATAGAATGTCGCAAAGATTAATTGGCTATTGTTCAGCAAAGATGTATGAAGAGGCGCAACCAATGGCAAGAAAATTAAATGCTTATGTTAATAATGCAATAGATGAAATATCTATCTTCTCAGATATTGAAAGAACAGTTTCTGCTCTTTATTTTGCAAGAGATAAAGCTGTCGCTATTTGTGATAACAAACTACTAGACGATATTCAAAAAGCTAATGAACAAAAAAAGTCAGATCAACTTGCTCAAATAGAAGAAGAAAGGTTTAAAAGAGAAGAGGCTTTTGAAATGTTATCGTCTTTCTAAAAAAAATGAAAAATTTTAAAAACCTTTTTTTAATATTTTCAATTTCACTTCTTTCTTCTGCATGTGGAAATTGGAATATAAAAACTGGTACTAACAATTTTGAATCTGCTGATGGTAATTATTTTGATAATCAAAATAGAGACATTATTTCACAAGAATATAATGAATATGGAATCATACAAGATTGTACTATTGGGAAATCTTCTAATCAACGAAAATTACCTTCATGCAATGATGTAAGAAATAAAAAAAATAAATTTTTAAATAAACAAGCTGATAATCAAGGAAGAATTCTTAAACAACAAGAAAAAGAAAAACAAAAAAATATAATTGATAAAAAAAAGAAAATAAGTAAAATTCTCGACAGGCAAATTTCGGGAAATAACTTTATTAAATTTGATGATGGTTCAGGAATATTTGTTAAGTCAATGATCAAATTTAATCCAAGTAATTCGAATTTAATTATTAATACTCAAGTTGAAAGAGATAGAAATACAACAATAAATTCTTTTAAGAAACTATTTACTGAAGATGGCAAATATATTGAAATTTCATTTCTAGATTCAGACGGATTCGAACTACTCTCACCTCTTAGGCTTCCACTAAATATCGTTGAAGGACAAAATCAAAATATTATTTATAGAAAAAAAGCTGGTAATACTGCAGAAAATATTATCGCTGTAAGAATGCTTACAAGAAAACCATTGGATAATATCCTAGAATTCTCAAAAATTAAAAAGCTTCAAATATCTTTAAAAAATTAAGTTCCTAATAATCAAAATAAATCCATTGCATCATTTCCAGCCTGTCTAGCAGCTTCTTTTGCATCCATTTCATCTATGCAATCATCTTGAAGATATAAAACACAGTTTAAGTATTTGCCTGATTCTTCCATAGCTTGCATAACAGCTCTCTTTATAGGGAATTTATTTTCAACTTTTTTTTGAGATTTAACAAAACCCATATCTACATCTTCAGATAAAAATTCTTCTTTTGCTGAACCTTGAATTGTTCTAGTAAATGCTCTTACTTTAGTTCTTGGATTAATAACAACAACATTGAAAGTGAGGTCAACTTCTTTAATACTTTTTTGAGTTCCTCCTGGTGAAGCATTCATCCCCATTTTCCCAAACATTTGTTTCATTCTGCCTCCACCAAATGCACCAAAGTCTACCTGTGTAGACTCAGAAATTTCATTCTCAGTATATTCACTTAAGTAACCCTTAATAATATATTTTGCCTGTAGTGAGTCATCTTCCTTTTTAGATCCTCCAAAACCCGGGATGATTCCTAGGGATCTTTTTTTTGTCATTCTATCAATAGCCTCTTCATCCTCTTCTAAGATTGTAAAATTACCTGTATTACTTAAAGCATTGGTGAGCATATTTTTAAATGATGACTTATATTTTTCTTTCCACCAATTAGCATCAGATTCATTGATAAACTCTGCAACAACAACAGTTATTGGAGAAGATGACATAATACCCTCAGCATTGGACCTAGTAGGATAACTAGCTAAAAATGAAGACGACGCCAATGAGAGCGTTAAAGCAAGATTATGGAAAAGATTTTTTCTCATAATTTTTGATGATTACTTTAAATTTTTATCTTAATTTAATAAGGTGCCAGAAAAAAAATTCCTCCTTAATAATATGTTACTTTTTTATTTCTCTGCTCCTGTGGATTTATTATTTATAAAGATTAAGTATCTAATTTAAAAATGAAATCCTCAAAATTAATATTTACTTTTCTTATATCATTTTTCTCTATTAATTTATCAATATCTAATAAAGTCAATGCTGACTTAGTACCTATAAGTTCAAAAAGTCAGAAATTCTCGGCTTGGTGTAATTTTCCCAAAAACAAATGTAAAGTCACTATTAGTAATGACAGATTAATTATTGATAAACATAAAGGAGGTAAAGGGGTTTCTTTTAAAGATATTTTTTCATACGAAAAATTTGAAGAGGAATATCAATTAAGCAACTATAAGAAAAATCCTGAGACAGTTTGGATTCATCAATTTGAATATCAAAAAAATGACGGGTCATTTTCTACTGCAAAAATCATGTTTAATAATGAAAAATCTGATGCTCGTTTCTCTGTAGCCATTGATTCTTCTATATAAAAATGAAATTTGTTTTTTTATTATTATCTTTGCTTTTAATAGGATCATGTTCATCAAATAATTTGATTATTGAAAAAGAGAACGGTGAAAAATATATTATTGACAAATCAAATTTAAAAAATCAAAACTATAGCATTAGTGACTTAATTGATATAGTCAACAGAATCGAAAATAATAAAATAAAAAAAACAATTGAAAGTCAACAAAATAATAAAGATATTCAAAGCCAAATAAACAAAAATACGTTTCTGAAAAAGAAATTAGCTGAGTCTCAGAATTTGATCAATAATAATTGTGGGCAATGGTATAGACCTGAACTTTGCAATAAGGGTATGGATAGTCTCGAGAAAGATAA
The nucleotide sequence above comes from Prochlorococcus marinus XMU1406. Encoded proteins:
- a CDS encoding AIR synthase codes for the protein MSSLTITKTASNELLRQSIYRGTPGEIFLYLQPDILDDGWMFLRVNIWEKSGIPIARTDGLTVYAPESQKALLDELTLDHYQDLSGGGFLISTPKGATKSSCGSGFKFNK
- the psbF gene encoding cytochrome b559 subunit beta, long form, producing the protein MDFRILLVIAPIIFSWIFTVFWLGRWDVFRLTPLGLPKRGVAPFKNYQVWEDSALIPDTGRPAEGYPVFTVRTAAVNALGIPTVFFLGAILAMQFKAY
- a CDS encoding CsgG/HfaB family protein; the protein is MRKNLFHNLALTLSLASSSFLASYPTRSNAEGIMSSSPITVVVAEFINESDANWWKEKYKSSFKNMLTNALSNTGNFTILEEDEEAIDRMTKKRSLGIIPGFGGSKKEDDSLQAKYIIKGYLSEYTENEISESTQVDFGAFGGGRMKQMFGKMGMNASPGGTQKSIKEVDLTFNVVVINPRTKVRAFTRTIQGSAKEEFLSEDVDMGFVKSQKKVENKFPIKRAVMQAMEESGKYLNCVLYLQDDCIDEMDAKEAARQAGNDAMDLF
- a CDS encoding DUF1651 domain-containing protein — translated: MEKFTLINKERNRIKVFEPFEDVSKPSPSIDAIMVSYGCVYKRSSKPIMKGSRVETVEAAREEYKKLLEEGWKKTSIFNSYF
- a CDS encoding DUF3427 domain-containing protein — protein: MDVMEGNEISNKNIFPKELFFVGEKYSKRDIDFISNKRIYKSSGVILCLDTLLLFVTLDKSDKPDSQKYKDFFKNRREFFWESQDPKKSKSYGSKDNKYMKLMLKGEIPTILFARIKNGPKSKPNKFIYCGALNAESYDTAANNLRPFGVKFRTLEIPKETNSDIKELIDWRPLKKSSLIEAEHLAIAQPVNNEIDLDDPEGQGRITNQELKKAIEVYAMNKAFDHYKSQGYATFDVSSKRKIGYDIRCERPGSTRYVEVKGTQNDGWCVFVTATEVGKAKSEPRDLFIVNNIKHRYDTEEYEYKCEGGGVKIISPWKPNSSKHSLKVIDYKFCPEK